A stretch of the Bacillus sp. FJAT-18017 genome encodes the following:
- the rsmD gene encoding 16S rRNA (guanine(966)-N(2))-methyltransferase RsmD, whose translation MRVVSGTHKGRQLKAVPGSSTRPTTDKVKEAVFNMIGPYFSGGMGLDLFAGSGGLGIEALSRGLDKVIFIDREPKAIHTIKDNLKACEFEDRSEVYRTDAERALKAVKKRELDFDFIFLDPPYKKQQLVKILEQIDADGRLKQDGLAVCEHGKEVNLPDSIGRLEKIKSEVYGIIAISIFSYSQNHQEV comes from the coding sequence ATGAGAGTCGTTTCAGGAACACATAAAGGCCGGCAGCTAAAAGCTGTACCGGGAAGTTCGACCAGGCCTACGACTGACAAGGTTAAGGAAGCAGTGTTTAATATGATAGGACCTTATTTTTCCGGCGGGATGGGCCTTGATTTGTTTGCCGGAAGCGGAGGCCTTGGAATTGAGGCACTTAGCCGAGGCCTTGACAAGGTTATTTTCATAGACAGGGAGCCGAAAGCTATCCATACAATTAAGGATAACCTTAAAGCCTGTGAATTCGAAGACAGGTCTGAAGTCTACAGAACTGATGCTGAACGGGCTTTAAAGGCTGTGAAAAAGCGAGAACTCGACTTTGATTTCATCTTTCTGGATCCTCCCTATAAAAAGCAGCAGCTTGTGAAAATTCTCGAACAGATTGATGCTGATGGCCGGCTGAAACAGGATGGACTTGCAGTTTGCGAGCATGGCAAGGAAGTAAATTTACCAGATTCGATAGGAAGGCTTGAAAAGATAAAGTCTGAAGTGTACGGTATAATAGCAATCTCTATTTTTTCATATTCCCAAAACCACCAGGAGGTTTAG
- a CDS encoding DUF7147 family protein, with protein MIQRFVELGSGYGDLYELIELAKTNSARLRHMMALYSEVDGKEVVSLAIILNPASEGKFQPVYICREGIPDPRRIPNKRYTLFEETAASLNKTVCELTVKPSSMFAERDLYFQYLIGILHLNHFIQPLH; from the coding sequence GTGATTCAGCGTTTTGTAGAACTTGGCAGTGGCTATGGTGACCTATATGAATTAATCGAGCTTGCAAAAACGAACTCAGCCCGATTGCGCCATATGATGGCTCTTTATTCCGAAGTAGATGGAAAAGAGGTTGTTTCCCTCGCAATCATACTGAACCCTGCCAGTGAAGGCAAGTTTCAGCCAGTATATATATGCAGAGAGGGCATCCCTGACCCGAGAAGGATCCCAAACAAACGGTACACTTTATTTGAGGAGACAGCAGCGTCACTGAACAAAACCGTTTGTGAGTTGACAGTAAAGCCTTCCAGCATGTTTGCCGAACGCGACTTATATTTTCAGTATTTAATTGGGATATTGCACCTTAACCATTTCATCCAGCCGCTACATTAG
- a CDS encoding YlbG family protein has product MFGQRQGLVVWLYTLKQAKMLRRFGNVHYVSKKLKYAVIYCNQSEIETVMEKLKSYSFVKKVEPSYKPFVKMEYENSAPDKAKEYDYKMGI; this is encoded by the coding sequence ATGTTTGGGCAAAGGCAAGGATTGGTGGTTTGGCTCTATACACTGAAGCAGGCCAAAATGCTAAGGCGATTTGGGAATGTTCACTATGTTTCCAAGAAGCTGAAGTACGCCGTCATATATTGTAATCAAAGTGAAATAGAGACCGTGATGGAAAAATTGAAGTCGTACTCATTTGTTAAAAAAGTCGAGCCTTCTTACAAGCCATTTGTAAAGATGGAATATGAGAATTCTGCTCCTGATAAAGCAAAAGAATACGATTATAAAATGGGAATCTAA
- a CDS encoding YlbF family regulator — MLATSERIELIDYADQVGNMVLESDVAEYYRDCLYKLRTSQETQLKIARFVKLKDQYEDVQRFGKYHPDYKSIMKNIREAKREMDLDDHVAEFKRAENDLQALLDQISMLIGHSVSIHVKVPTGNPFFDSGSSCGGGCGSGGSCGCSA, encoded by the coding sequence TTGCTTGCTACTAGCGAAAGAATAGAATTGATCGATTATGCCGATCAGGTGGGCAACATGGTTCTTGAGTCTGATGTTGCTGAATACTATCGGGATTGCCTATATAAATTGCGTACAAGCCAGGAAACGCAATTGAAAATCGCACGTTTTGTCAAACTGAAGGACCAATACGAGGACGTTCAGCGTTTTGGGAAGTACCACCCGGATTATAAAAGCATTATGAAAAATATCCGCGAAGCGAAGCGTGAGATGGATCTTGATGATCATGTTGCCGAATTCAAAAGGGCAGAAAATGACCTTCAGGCATTGCTGGACCAAATCAGCATGCTGATTGGACACTCCGTTTCAATACACGTCAAGGTTCCAACCGGAAACCCATTCTTTGATTCTGGTTCGAGCTGTGGCGGCGGATGTGGATCGGGCGGAAGCTGCGGCTGTTCCGCTTAA
- a CDS encoding glycosyltransferase produces the protein MNIALFTPYFNQPRGNSTTAKRLIYFLNKAGVRPSVVTYQENNSSTQKINGDFFHILHATRFVKWAKEQHFTFNRPYIVTMGGTDINVDLQTSMSSDIFLFLNGANFITVFTEDAKNKVGELYPAWLNKTYVIPQGLWLPWSISPRRDRLKPSILLPAGLRPVKDVLNVLPGLDEIIHHYSDMTFTVIGANLDESIHQQVLRQAEQRKWFNYVGAVPHELMIEEYDKADIIINSSLSEGQPLALMEAMGLGLPVIGRKNKANLQLILHEETGWLYETISDFKEAIHSIVNNIPLREKVVRQARESMFEKFSPEKEALAYLSLYKRIGC, from the coding sequence ATGAATATAGCATTATTTACACCTTATTTTAATCAGCCAAGAGGCAATTCTACAACGGCAAAACGCCTCATTTATTTTTTAAATAAGGCGGGTGTCCGTCCCTCAGTGGTCACCTATCAGGAAAACAACAGCAGTACGCAAAAAATTAATGGGGATTTCTTTCACATTTTACATGCTACCAGATTTGTAAAATGGGCAAAAGAACAACATTTTACTTTTAACCGCCCTTATATCGTTACAATGGGTGGTACGGATATAAATGTAGATTTACAAACCAGCATGAGCTCTGATATCTTCTTATTTTTAAATGGCGCGAACTTTATTACTGTTTTTACCGAGGATGCAAAAAACAAAGTCGGGGAGCTCTACCCTGCCTGGTTGAATAAAACATACGTAATCCCACAAGGCCTTTGGCTTCCCTGGAGTATCTCTCCAAGAAGAGATAGACTTAAACCTTCTATCCTTCTTCCAGCAGGTTTGCGGCCTGTCAAGGATGTCCTAAACGTCCTTCCGGGACTTGATGAGATAATTCACCATTATTCTGATATGACTTTTACAGTAATTGGCGCAAATTTAGATGAGTCCATTCATCAACAGGTGCTAAGGCAGGCAGAACAAAGAAAATGGTTTAACTATGTTGGGGCGGTCCCCCACGAATTAATGATAGAAGAATATGATAAAGCAGATATTATCATTAATTCTTCCCTGTCCGAAGGCCAGCCGCTTGCATTAATGGAAGCTATGGGATTAGGCTTGCCAGTTATAGGGCGAAAAAACAAAGCCAACCTGCAGCTAATTTTACATGAAGAGACAGGCTGGCTTTACGAAACTATTTCAGACTTCAAAGAAGCCATCCATTCAATCGTCAACAATATTCCTTTACGAGAAAAAGTAGTCCGTCAGGCAAGAGAGTCAATGTTTGAAAAATTTTCACCTGAAAAAGAGGCGTTGGCTTACCTTTCATTGTATAAACGGATCGGATGCTAG
- a CDS encoding YlbE-like family protein translates to MRQEINEYINSRKDLRQFLREQPVWYRKLSRNPGALDEFEIASLHHFEKTIPHRVAKFANGVQMASMMFHMFQSMKSPSG, encoded by the coding sequence ATGAGGCAGGAAATCAATGAGTATATTAACTCAAGAAAAGATTTACGGCAATTTCTCAGGGAACAGCCCGTTTGGTACCGCAAGCTATCCCGAAACCCGGGAGCACTAGATGAGTTTGAAATAGCATCCCTTCACCATTTTGAAAAAACAATTCCGCATCGGGTAGCCAAATTCGCCAATGGGGTACAGATGGCGTCCATGATGTTCCATATGTTCCAGTCGATGAAAAGCCCTAGTGGATAA
- a CDS encoding YlbD family protein, whose amino-acid sequence MAQGRKLHPSVNKFKEFVAENPHLIRDVRNGDTTWQQLYEEWYLLGEEDPRWDKNSGVKKEEVEDDSSKKDWMGQLAELAKKVEPGQIQSHLYNLSQALGAIQGLIGQFQQQPSQQAPPSEPIPQHPFPFRKD is encoded by the coding sequence TTGGCGCAAGGAAGGAAGCTGCATCCATCTGTAAATAAATTCAAGGAGTTTGTGGCGGAAAATCCCCATCTGATCCGAGACGTCCGTAATGGGGATACTACATGGCAGCAGCTATATGAAGAATGGTACCTTCTAGGTGAAGAAGATCCTCGATGGGATAAAAACAGTGGGGTAAAAAAAGAAGAGGTTGAAGATGATAGTTCTAAAAAGGATTGGATGGGGCAATTGGCTGAGCTGGCGAAGAAGGTGGAACCTGGACAGATTCAATCCCACCTTTACAATTTGAGCCAGGCATTGGGTGCCATACAGGGTCTCATTGGCCAGTTTCAACAACAGCCTAGCCAACAAGCTCCGCCATCTGAACCAATCCCACAGCACCCGTTCCCGTTCCGAAAGGATTGA
- a CDS encoding PaaI family thioesterase has protein sequence MDHELELLLKQYLEKSTQEDVDVLKYVLTGLKDKVDGNTGTYIGGLLHYEKVPDDNAWEVTIPINPLIYNSLGIVHGGITATLLDSGMGTLANALVPEGYGAVTSQLNVHYLAPGIGDYLRCRAEAVHIGRNTLIVSGEVFRSDGKKVAHSTGTFFIVEKKPSSGE, from the coding sequence TTGGACCATGAACTAGAATTATTGCTAAAGCAATACCTTGAAAAATCAACTCAAGAAGACGTTGATGTCTTAAAATATGTTCTTACCGGGTTGAAGGATAAAGTAGATGGAAACACAGGTACATATATAGGCGGGCTCCTCCATTATGAAAAAGTCCCAGACGATAATGCCTGGGAAGTCACAATTCCGATAAATCCGCTAATCTATAACTCCCTGGGTATTGTACATGGGGGAATTACGGCCACCTTACTCGATTCCGGAATGGGTACACTTGCAAACGCTCTTGTCCCTGAAGGATATGGTGCGGTAACTTCCCAGCTGAACGTACATTACCTGGCACCGGGAATTGGCGACTACCTTCGCTGCCGGGCCGAAGCCGTCCATATTGGAAGAAATACGCTTATCGTCAGTGGCGAGGTATTCCGGAGCGATGGAAAAAAAGTTGCCCATTCGACTGGAACTTTCTTTATTGTAGAAAAAAAGCCAAGCAGCGGAGAGTGA
- a CDS encoding CAP domain-containing protein, producing MKSLIRILFFAAIFLAVGFYVSHNEAPEKDTLIREEPVPEPADQSKLEKRTGYEIPPRPKTGLSTLIGKSAKAVEKVLGKPNRIDKSSYDYDWHIYNGNLDNYLQAGIEDGKVVTVFAIGSDTDVSPFIIGQPLEEIFAAFAIQTDIIIDFDGNSYRLELTDTDVNTRPLIQFGDIYAQLYIDKFTSTLSSIRFLNAETLIKQRPYEVAYRGQLIESKPLEEEEWKKVEAGNEQQVFDLTNVLRLRFELEPLQWDERTAQVAYGHSLDMYETNTFSHESEKYGKLTDRLKQAKVVYQTAGENIAANYTDSPAAVEGWLNSKGHREALLNEEFTHLGVGVHRKYYTQNFIQKWLE from the coding sequence CTGAAGTCCTTAATTCGTATTTTATTTTTTGCAGCGATCTTTTTGGCAGTCGGTTTTTATGTCAGCCATAATGAGGCCCCAGAAAAGGACACCCTTATAAGGGAAGAGCCGGTGCCAGAGCCGGCGGACCAATCGAAGCTTGAAAAGCGGACTGGCTACGAAATACCGCCTCGGCCTAAAACCGGGTTATCTACATTAATAGGGAAATCGGCAAAGGCTGTTGAGAAGGTTCTTGGTAAACCAAACAGAATTGATAAATCAAGTTATGATTATGATTGGCATATTTACAATGGGAATCTAGATAACTACCTTCAAGCAGGTATTGAGGATGGCAAAGTAGTAACAGTGTTTGCAATTGGTTCAGACACCGATGTTAGTCCTTTTATAATTGGTCAGCCTCTTGAAGAAATCTTTGCAGCATTCGCTATCCAGACAGATATTATAATTGATTTTGATGGTAACTCTTATAGGCTTGAGCTTACCGATACAGACGTTAACACAAGACCGCTTATCCAATTTGGAGATATTTACGCACAGCTTTATATTGATAAATTTACTAGCACCCTATCAAGCATTCGCTTCCTTAATGCGGAGACACTCATTAAGCAAAGGCCGTATGAAGTCGCCTACAGGGGGCAATTGATTGAGTCGAAACCTCTAGAGGAGGAAGAGTGGAAGAAAGTAGAAGCAGGCAATGAACAACAGGTATTTGATCTGACAAATGTCCTCCGGCTCCGATTTGAGCTCGAGCCGCTGCAATGGGACGAACGGACAGCACAGGTTGCATATGGGCATAGTCTGGACATGTATGAAACAAACACATTCTCGCACGAATCAGAAAAATATGGCAAGCTGACCGACCGGTTAAAACAGGCAAAGGTAGTTTACCAGACTGCAGGTGAAAATATTGCCGCCAATTACACGGACTCCCCCGCGGCGGTTGAAGGCTGGCTGAATTCTAAAGGACATAGGGAAGCACTATTAAATGAAGAATTCACACATCTTGGTGTTGGAGTTCACCGGAAATATTATACACAAAATTTCATTCAGAAGTGGCTAGAATAA
- a CDS encoding CBS domain-containing protein, translating into MDKVSEIMTKNVETCSLLDNMYEVALKMKELNVGAIPIVDEGTLVGMITDRDIVIRGTAEKHSGSTKVEEIMSKELITVTPETTTEEASRLMADNQVRRLPVVENGKLVGIVSLGDFAVRDMTDSQAKKALSEISESNYNGVQH; encoded by the coding sequence ATGGATAAAGTTAGTGAAATTATGACTAAAAATGTAGAAACCTGTTCCCTTCTCGATAATATGTACGAAGTAGCCCTGAAAATGAAAGAGTTGAATGTCGGAGCAATTCCAATTGTTGATGAAGGTACACTTGTAGGAATGATTACCGACAGGGATATCGTCATTCGCGGGACGGCTGAAAAACATTCTGGTTCAACAAAAGTGGAAGAAATTATGAGTAAAGAATTAATAACTGTCACTCCTGAGACAACAACTGAGGAAGCATCTCGGCTTATGGCTGACAATCAGGTCAGAAGGCTTCCGGTAGTTGAAAATGGGAAGCTTGTTGGAATTGTATCGCTTGGTGACTTTGCTGTACGTGATATGACAGACAGTCAGGCTAAGAAAGCACTATCGGAAATTTCCGAATCCAATTATAACGGTGTACAGCATTGA
- a CDS encoding YugN family protein, translating to MKFENTGIENLKADLNRLDEIMLEHGLVREGQWDYERVTYDKKIQIKDSIYYLRLRGYAVEGDVGAHRAVIQLLPPLLGKHYYPHGVEYGEGEDFPASLVTQCKNLIDQVKEEIEIFAL from the coding sequence GTGAAGTTTGAAAACACGGGGATTGAAAACCTGAAAGCGGACCTTAACAGGCTCGATGAAATCATGCTTGAGCATGGGCTTGTCCGTGAGGGCCAATGGGATTATGAAAGAGTTACATACGACAAAAAAATTCAAATAAAAGACAGCATCTATTATTTGAGGCTGCGTGGTTACGCTGTCGAAGGTGATGTTGGGGCGCACCGAGCGGTTATACAGCTTCTGCCTCCACTTCTTGGAAAGCATTATTACCCTCATGGAGTTGAGTATGGTGAAGGTGAAGACTTCCCTGCATCACTGGTTACACAATGCAAAAACTTAATAGACCAGGTAAAAGAGGAAATAGAAATCTTTGCTCTTTAA
- the ytvI gene encoding sporulation integral membrane protein YtvI — translation MSAFFSKKRIIRIIGVLLAVVAAYFLIPASAPILLSLLTALLLEPAVRFMGVHLKLSRRMSVLLVFLLFLSLIALGGYFITTKVAAEGFALANEVPAYVNQVSKLWAETKWNLTKALEDLPAPLVHQATLRIEHTIYSIIGVLLEYVNIETIRTVLTKIPNLFISFIVYLVALFLFMLEIPALKKTVYQYLSTSTTEKANIISSRLFYVITGFLKAQLLVSIVILAFSLLYLYLYFPEAAIIGAFLIWVFDFIPVAGSLLILIPWALFYAVAGNMGISFKLVFLAAILFSIRHYLEPKMLGNYLKLSPLATLASMYIGFKMAGIIGIIFGPIIVISISAAREAGIIKFNFKL, via the coding sequence ATGTCTGCATTTTTTTCAAAAAAAAGAATCATCCGGATTATTGGAGTTTTACTTGCAGTTGTTGCTGCCTATTTTCTTATACCTGCTTCTGCCCCAATCCTCCTGTCACTATTAACAGCACTTCTGCTCGAACCCGCAGTTCGGTTTATGGGTGTACACCTTAAATTGAGCAGGCGGATGTCAGTCCTTCTCGTTTTCCTTTTGTTTCTATCTTTAATTGCTCTTGGGGGCTATTTTATAACAACAAAGGTAGCTGCAGAGGGATTTGCGTTAGCTAATGAGGTGCCAGCCTACGTAAATCAAGTTTCAAAGCTTTGGGCCGAGACCAAATGGAATTTGACAAAAGCATTGGAAGACTTACCCGCTCCCCTTGTCCACCAGGCAACACTTCGTATTGAACATACTATTTATTCGATTATCGGTGTACTGCTGGAATATGTAAATATTGAAACCATCAGAACGGTCCTGACTAAAATTCCGAACCTTTTTATTTCATTTATCGTTTATCTTGTCGCTTTATTCTTATTCATGTTAGAAATTCCTGCATTAAAGAAAACAGTTTACCAGTACCTCTCAACATCTACAACCGAGAAGGCCAATATAATCTCATCAAGGCTATTTTACGTTATAACTGGATTCCTGAAAGCTCAGTTGCTTGTAAGTATAGTGATTCTCGCTTTTTCTCTTCTATATCTCTATCTTTATTTTCCTGAAGCAGCAATTATCGGCGCATTTTTAATTTGGGTATTTGATTTCATTCCAGTTGCAGGATCATTGTTAATTTTAATACCATGGGCATTGTTCTATGCTGTAGCGGGAAATATGGGAATCTCGTTTAAACTCGTATTTCTGGCTGCCATCCTTTTCTCAATCCGGCATTACCTCGAACCAAAAATGCTTGGAAACTATTTAAAGCTTTCCCCGTTGGCAACACTCGCATCTATGTATATCGGGTTTAAAATGGCAGGAATAATAGGAATTATATTTGGACCTATTATAGTCATAAGTATAAGCGCGGCGAGGGAAGCGGGAATCATTAAATTCAATTTCAAGCTCTGA
- a CDS encoding DUF420 domain-containing protein produces MEHSLPILPTISTTFIVLSAILVAIGWYQISKRKIEAHKRTMFFAGVAALIFFIIYASRTIFIGNTSFGGPDDIKIYYTVFLIFHITLATTGAVLGIINFYTGFKNKLATHKRLGPITSIVWFATAITGVAVYLLLYVFYSGGETTSVIKAILGT; encoded by the coding sequence ATGGAGCATTCCCTACCTATTCTCCCAACTATCAGCACTACCTTCATTGTGCTGAGCGCTATTCTTGTTGCAATTGGCTGGTATCAAATTTCCAAGCGAAAGATTGAAGCTCATAAGAGGACTATGTTCTTTGCTGGCGTGGCCGCACTGATTTTTTTCATTATTTATGCATCCAGAACCATTTTTATCGGTAATACATCCTTTGGCGGGCCTGATGATATAAAAATTTATTATACTGTCTTTCTAATATTCCATATTACGTTGGCAACTACAGGTGCTGTTCTTGGAATAATTAATTTTTATACTGGATTTAAAAACAAGCTTGCCACACATAAAAGGCTTGGGCCGATTACAAGTATTGTCTGGTTTGCCACGGCGATAACTGGAGTTGCAGTTTATCTTCTCCTGTACGTTTTTTACAGTGGCGGTGAAACAACATCTGTCATAAAAGCAATTTTGGGAACATAA
- the ctaG gene encoding cytochrome c oxidase assembly factor CtaG: MLSLNIFGFQALWSPYFLLFILAIIAGYFLITVKFRGKIEGSEPLRRGQAGFFVTAMALLYVIKGSPLDLLGHITFYAHMIQMATLYLVVPPLLILGIPEWLWRAILRLPIIGKLFSVVTKPLIALIVFNGAFSFYHIPLIFDTVKQSIWMHAGITSLLFILAIFMWWPIVAPLKEYQTLSGLRKVGYIFANGILITPACALIIFTNTPLYVTFSDPRAWAKALELCVSPTLLAGLDLSGPQMFSSMSLLEDQRLGGVLMKVIQEIVYGIALAKVFFQWYRDEQTGIDPEPEPFLAE; encoded by the coding sequence GTGCTTAGTTTAAACATATTTGGTTTTCAAGCGCTTTGGAGCCCGTATTTCTTACTATTTATCTTGGCTATAATCGCGGGTTATTTTTTGATAACCGTAAAGTTTAGAGGAAAAATTGAAGGAAGCGAGCCTTTAAGGAGGGGCCAGGCAGGTTTCTTTGTTACTGCCATGGCATTATTGTACGTAATTAAGGGTTCACCGCTGGATTTACTAGGCCATATTACGTTTTATGCCCATATGATCCAAATGGCAACACTTTACTTAGTAGTCCCGCCACTTCTGATTCTTGGTATACCGGAATGGCTCTGGAGAGCTATCCTTAGGCTTCCGATTATCGGAAAGTTGTTTTCTGTCGTGACCAAGCCACTAATCGCATTAATTGTTTTCAATGGAGCATTTTCTTTTTATCATATCCCGCTTATTTTTGATACAGTAAAACAATCAATTTGGATGCATGCGGGAATTACTTCTTTGCTCTTTATCCTCGCGATTTTTATGTGGTGGCCAATTGTCGCTCCGCTTAAGGAATACCAAACCCTATCTGGCTTAAGAAAAGTGGGCTATATTTTTGCTAATGGTATATTGATTACACCTGCTTGTGCACTGATTATCTTTACTAACACACCGCTTTATGTTACATTCTCAGACCCACGAGCCTGGGCGAAGGCTCTGGAATTGTGTGTCTCACCTACCTTGCTTGCCGGACTCGATTTAAGCGGGCCTCAAATGTTCAGTTCGATGTCGCTTCTCGAAGACCAGCGGCTTGGCGGTGTATTAATGAAAGTCATTCAAGAAATTGTATACGGAATTGCGCTGGCAAAAGTGTTCTTCCAATGGTATAGAGATGAGCAAACCGGCATCGATCCAGAACCCGAACCTTTCCTTGCAGAATAA
- the ctaF gene encoding cytochrome c oxidase subunit IVB — protein MANQNVNSGNPKIDLKYRKKKSKEEMRYQIISFSMMLFLTFIAFGAVGVGFSSWFTVPLIVLLAVIQVIFQLYYFMHMNHKGHEMPAMFLYGGLAVGLLTILTFLTIVWW, from the coding sequence ATGGCTAATCAAAATGTGAACTCAGGGAACCCCAAAATTGACCTTAAATATCGGAAGAAGAAAAGCAAAGAGGAAATGCGTTACCAGATTATCTCATTCTCGATGATGCTATTTCTTACCTTTATAGCATTTGGGGCAGTTGGAGTAGGATTTTCATCCTGGTTTACCGTTCCGCTAATTGTTCTCCTTGCGGTTATTCAGGTAATCTTCCAGCTTTACTACTTCATGCATATGAACCATAAAGGACATGAAATGCCAGCTATGTTCCTATACGGAGGCCTAGCTGTTGGCTTGCTTACCATTCTGACATTCCTAACCATAGTCTGGTGGTAA
- a CDS encoding cytochrome (ubi)quinol oxidase subunit III: MQAEEKMTYETWPASPEKATLEGKNKFLGFWLFLGGETVLFASLFATYLALKDKVPDDSHKLAQDIFDLPLTFVATMLLLTSSLTSVYAMYHMKNFDHKKMMIWLGVTVALGAAFLVLEIYEFQHYVHAYKHTFTSSAFGSSFYALVGFHGAHVIFGLAWILSLMIRNAKRGLSLYNAPKFYIASLYWHFIDVVWVFIFTVVYLMGMVG; the protein is encoded by the coding sequence ATGCAAGCTGAAGAAAAAATGACGTACGAAACATGGCCTGCTTCGCCCGAAAAAGCAACCCTTGAAGGAAAAAATAAATTTTTAGGCTTCTGGTTATTCCTTGGCGGCGAGACCGTTTTGTTCGCTTCGCTGTTTGCAACCTATTTGGCGCTGAAGGATAAAGTTCCAGATGATTCCCATAAACTGGCGCAGGATATATTCGACTTGCCACTTACATTTGTCGCGACGATGCTGCTTTTGACCAGCTCATTGACAAGCGTGTATGCAATGTACCACATGAAGAACTTTGACCATAAAAAAATGATGATCTGGCTTGGTGTTACAGTTGCACTTGGTGCTGCATTCCTGGTTTTGGAGATTTATGAATTCCAGCATTATGTTCATGCTTATAAGCATACCTTTACAAGCTCGGCATTCGGATCTTCATTTTATGCGCTTGTCGGTTTCCACGGCGCGCACGTAATCTTTGGCCTTGCCTGGATACTATCTCTTATGATTCGTAATGCAAAGAGGGGCCTAAGCCTGTACAACGCTCCTAAGTTTTATATTGCCAGCCTATACTGGCATTTCATTGACGTAGTTTGGGTATTTATCTTTACAGTAGTCTACTTAATGGGAATGGTGGGATAA